The Canis aureus isolate CA01 chromosome 24, VMU_Caureus_v.1.0, whole genome shotgun sequence genome includes a window with the following:
- the ANO7 gene encoding anoctamin-7 isoform X1, with translation MTSEAPSRSRRARSGMLRRQVPEEDSTILIDVAPGAENGDSYGSTARTSERSGGQEAAGRVGSPSEPQIDFVLVWEEDLRLGRPPDSSPRDKAATHTAWRDTFLENLRAAGLHVDQRHVRNASSAVHYVLLSAPWAVLCYHAEDLRLKLPLQELPNQASHWSARLLARLGIPNVLQEDVPDVPPEYYTCEFKVSKLSRYLGSNNPDTFFSSTDRHQILFAILAKTPYGHEKKGVIGIDQLLADGVFSAAFPLHDGPFRPPPGFPQAAGLGRRQLLFQYWARWRKWSKYQPLEHVRGYFGEKVALYFAWLGFYTAWLLPAAAVGTLVFLVGCCMVSSDTPTQELCGSAEDLQMCPRCADCPFWPLSSACALAQAGRLFDHGGTVFFSAFVALWAALLLAHWRRSSAALAHRWGCSHYEDLEERPRPQFAASAPTTAPNPVTGEDEPYFPRRLRVRRVLAGSVLVVMLVAVVVMCLVSVILCRGILAALVSRSSSAPVASWASRIASFTGSLLNLVFILVLSKIYVALARVLTRWEMHRTQTKFEDAFTLKVFIFQFVNFYSSPIYVAFFKGRFVGYPGNYHTLFGVRNEECAAGGCLVELAQELLVIMVGKQVINNVQEVLVPQLQAWWHTARLRRGRRRPGPAADRAPWEADYELLPCGDLFQEYLETVLQFGFVTIFVAACPLAPLFALLNNWVEVRLDARKLVCQQRRPVAQRAQDIGIWAHILAVIAHLAVVSNAFLLAFTSDFLPRTYYRWTHAHDLRGFLNFTLAHAPPAFAVAHNRTCRYQAFREDDGQYSPTYWNLLAIRLAFVIVFEHVVFSIGRLLDLLVPDIPESVEVKVKREYYLAKQALAENGALSGADGAKDGYFPGSESSLGPQPPAPGVGPAPPAPSL, from the exons ATGACCTCGGAGGCCCCTTCCAGAAGCCGCCGTGCCAG GAGCGGGATGCTGCGGAGGCAGGTCCCGGAGGAGGACAGTACCATCCTGATCGACGTGGCCCCCGGGGCCGAGAATGGGGACTCGTACGGGAGCACAGCCCGCACCTCAGAG cGCAGTGGAGGCCAGGAGGCGGCCGGCCGGGTGGGGAGTCCTTCCGAGCCCCAGATCG ACTTCGTCCTCGTTTGGGAGGAAGACCTGAGGCTGGGCCGGCCGCCGGACAGCTCGCCCCGGGACAAGGCGGCCACGCACACGGCCTGGAGGGACACCTTCCTGGAGAACCTCCGCGCAGCCGGGCTACACGTGGACCAG CGCCACGTCCGCAACGCCTCGAGCGCCGTGCACTACGTCCTGCTCAGTGCGCCCTGGGCCGTGCTCTGCTACCACGCGGAGGACCTGCGCCTCAAGCTGCCCCTGCAG GAGCTGCCCAACCAGGCCTCCCACTGGTCAGCGAGGCTGCTGGCGAGGCTGGGCATCCCCAACGTCCTGCAGGAGGACGTGCCCGACGTGCCGCCCGAGTACTACACCTGCGAGTTCAAGGTCAGCAAGCTGTCCAG GTACCTCGGGAGCAACAACCCAGACACCTTCTTCAGCAGCACCGACAGGCACCAGATC CTGTTCGCCATCCTGGCCAAGACCCCGTATGGCCACGAGAAGAAAGGCGTGATCGGGATCGACCAGCTGCTGGCGGACGGGGTCTTCAGCGCCGCCTTCCCCCTGCACGAC GGCCCGTTCAGGCCGCCCCCGGGGTTCCCGCAGGCCGCGGGCCTCGGGCGCAGGCAGCTCCTGTTCCAGTACTGGGCTCGCTGGCGCAAGTGGAGCAAGTACCAGCCCCTGGAGCACGTGCGCGGGTACTTCGGGGAGAAGGTGGCCCTGTACTTCGCCTGGCTCG GCTTCTACACGGCCTGGCTCCTGCCGGCGGCCGCCGTGGGCACGCTGGTGTTCCTGGTGGGCTGCTGCATGGTGTCCTCGGACACACCCAC GCAGGAGCTGTGCGGGAGCGCGGAGGACCTGCAGATGTGCCCGCGGTGCGCCGACTGCCCCTTCTGGCCGCTGTCCAGCGCCTGCGCCCTGGCCCAG GCCGGCCGCCTCTTCGACCACGGCGGCACCGTGTTCTTCAGCGCGTTCGTGGCGCTCTGGGCCGCGCTGCTGCTGGCGCACTGGAGGCGCTCAAGCGCCGCGCTGGCGCACCGCTGGGGCTGCTCCCACTACGAGGACCTCGAG GAGAGGCCTCGGCCTCAGTTCGCCGCCTCGGCGCCCACGACGGCCCCGAACCCGGTCACGGGTGAGGACGAGCCCTACTTCCCGCGGCGGCTCCGCGTGCGCCGGGTGCTGGCCGGCTCCGTGCTGGTGGTGATGCTG GTGGCCGTGGTCGTCATGTGCCTGGTGTCCGTCATCCTGTGCCGCGGCATCCTGGCCGCCCTCGTGTCCAGGTCGAGCAGCGCCCCCGTCGCCAGCTGG GCCTCGCGCATCGCCAGCTTCACCGGGTCGCTGCTGAACCTGGTCTTCATCCTCGTCCTCTCCAAGATCTACGTGGCCCTGGCCCGCGTCCTGACGCGATGGG AAATGCACCGCACCCAGACCAAGTTCGAGGACGCCTTCACCCTCAAGGTGTTCATCTTCCAGTTCGTCAACTTCTACTCGTCGCCCATCTACGTGGCCTTCTTCAAGGGCAG GTTCGTGGGCTACCCCGGCAACTACCACACCTTGTTTGGGGTCCGCAACGAGGAG TGCGCGGCCGGGGGCTGCCTCGTGGAGCTGGCGCAGGAGCTCCTGGTCATCATGGTGGGCAAGCAGGTCATCAACAACGTGCAGGAGGTCCTCGTCCC GCAGCTGCAGGCCTGGTGGCACACGGCCCGGCTGCGCCGCGGGAGGAGGAGGCCCGGGCCTGCCGCGGACCGGGCCCCCTGGGAGGCCGACTACGAGctgctgccctgtggggacctgTTCCAGGAGTACCTGGAAACGG tgCTGCAGTTCGGCTTCGTCACCATCTTCGTGGCCGCGTGCCCGCTGGCGCCGCTCTTCGCGCTGCTCAACAACTGGGTGGAGGTCCGCCTGGACGCGCGCAAGCTCGTGTGCCAGCAGCGGCGCCCGGTGGCCCAGCGCGCGCAGGACATCGGCATCTGGGCGCACATCCTGGCGGTCATCGCGCACCTGGCGGTGGTCAGCAAC GCCTTCCTGCTGGCCTTCACCTCCGACTTCCTGCCGCGCACCTACTACCGCTGGACCCACGCCCACGACCTGCGCGGCTTCCTCAACTTCACGCTCGCGCATGCCCCGCCCGCCTTTGCCGTGGCGCACAACCGCACgtgcag GTACCAGGCGTTCAGGGAAGATGATGGACAGTATTCCCCGACCTACTGGAATCTTCTGGCCATCCGCCTGGCCTTTGTCATCGTGTTTGAG CACGTGGTGTTCTCCATCGGCCGACTCCTCGACCTCCTGGTCCCCGACATCCCCGAGTCCGTGGAGGTCAAAGTGAAGCGGGAGTACTACCTGGCCAAGCAGGCGCTGGCTGAGAACGGG GCTCTCTCTGGAGCAGATGGAGCGAAGGATGGCTACTTCCCGGGCTCAGAGAGCAGTCTGGGCCCGCAGCCCCCAGCGCCAGGAGTCGGCCCggcccccccagccccttccctctgA
- the ANO7 gene encoding anoctamin-7 isoform X5, translating to MTSEAPSRSRRARSGMLRRQVPEEDSTILIDVAPGAENGDSYGSTARTSERSGGQEAAGRVGSPSEPQIDFVLVWEEDLRLGRPPDSSPRDKAATHTAWRDTFLENLRAAGLHVDQRHVRNASSAVHYVLLSAPWAVLCYHAEDLRLKLPLQELPNQASHWSARLLARLGIPNVLQEDVPDVPPEYYTCEFKVSKLSRYLGSNNPDTFFSSTDRHQILFAILAKTPYGHEKKGVIGIDQLLADGVFSAAFPLHDGPFRPPPGFPQAAGLGRRQLLFQYWARWRKWSKYQPLEHVRGYFGEKVALYFAWLGFYTAWLLPAAAVGTLVFLVGCCMVSSDTPTQELCGSAEDLQMCPRCADCPFWPLSSACALAQAGRLFDHGGTVFFSAFVALWAALLLAHWRRSSAALAHRWGCSHYEDLEERPRPQFAASAPTTAPNPVTGGRGRHVPGVRHPVPRHPGRPRVQVEQRPRRQLGLAHRQLHRVAAEPGLHPRPLQDLRGPGPRPDAMGNAPHPDQVRGRLHPQGVHLPVRQLLLVAHLRGLLQGQVRGLPRQLPHLVWGPQRGVRGRGLPRGAGAGAPGHHGGQAGHQQRAGGPRPAAAGLVAHGPAAPREEEARACRGPGPLGGRLRAAALWGPVPGVPGNGAAVRLRHHLRGRVPAGAALRAAQQLGGGPPGRAQARVPAAAPGGPARAGHRHLGAHPGGHRAPGGGQQRLPAGLHLRLPAAHLLPLDPRPRPARLPQLHARACPARLCRGAQPHVQRGSENLPRTGVPGFFGVLFRLYAPLELRCPDSSSLRS from the exons ATGACCTCGGAGGCCCCTTCCAGAAGCCGCCGTGCCAG GAGCGGGATGCTGCGGAGGCAGGTCCCGGAGGAGGACAGTACCATCCTGATCGACGTGGCCCCCGGGGCCGAGAATGGGGACTCGTACGGGAGCACAGCCCGCACCTCAGAG cGCAGTGGAGGCCAGGAGGCGGCCGGCCGGGTGGGGAGTCCTTCCGAGCCCCAGATCG ACTTCGTCCTCGTTTGGGAGGAAGACCTGAGGCTGGGCCGGCCGCCGGACAGCTCGCCCCGGGACAAGGCGGCCACGCACACGGCCTGGAGGGACACCTTCCTGGAGAACCTCCGCGCAGCCGGGCTACACGTGGACCAG CGCCACGTCCGCAACGCCTCGAGCGCCGTGCACTACGTCCTGCTCAGTGCGCCCTGGGCCGTGCTCTGCTACCACGCGGAGGACCTGCGCCTCAAGCTGCCCCTGCAG GAGCTGCCCAACCAGGCCTCCCACTGGTCAGCGAGGCTGCTGGCGAGGCTGGGCATCCCCAACGTCCTGCAGGAGGACGTGCCCGACGTGCCGCCCGAGTACTACACCTGCGAGTTCAAGGTCAGCAAGCTGTCCAG GTACCTCGGGAGCAACAACCCAGACACCTTCTTCAGCAGCACCGACAGGCACCAGATC CTGTTCGCCATCCTGGCCAAGACCCCGTATGGCCACGAGAAGAAAGGCGTGATCGGGATCGACCAGCTGCTGGCGGACGGGGTCTTCAGCGCCGCCTTCCCCCTGCACGAC GGCCCGTTCAGGCCGCCCCCGGGGTTCCCGCAGGCCGCGGGCCTCGGGCGCAGGCAGCTCCTGTTCCAGTACTGGGCTCGCTGGCGCAAGTGGAGCAAGTACCAGCCCCTGGAGCACGTGCGCGGGTACTTCGGGGAGAAGGTGGCCCTGTACTTCGCCTGGCTCG GCTTCTACACGGCCTGGCTCCTGCCGGCGGCCGCCGTGGGCACGCTGGTGTTCCTGGTGGGCTGCTGCATGGTGTCCTCGGACACACCCAC GCAGGAGCTGTGCGGGAGCGCGGAGGACCTGCAGATGTGCCCGCGGTGCGCCGACTGCCCCTTCTGGCCGCTGTCCAGCGCCTGCGCCCTGGCCCAG GCCGGCCGCCTCTTCGACCACGGCGGCACCGTGTTCTTCAGCGCGTTCGTGGCGCTCTGGGCCGCGCTGCTGCTGGCGCACTGGAGGCGCTCAAGCGCCGCGCTGGCGCACCGCTGGGGCTGCTCCCACTACGAGGACCTCGAG GAGAGGCCTCGGCCTCAGTTCGCCGCCTCGGCGCCCACGACGGCCCCGAACCCGGTCACGG GTGGCCGTGGTCGTCATGTGCCTGGTGTCCGTCATCCTGTGCCGCGGCATCCTGGCCGCCCTCGTGTCCAGGTCGAGCAGCGCCCCCGTCGCCAGCTGG GCCTCGCGCATCGCCAGCTTCACCGGGTCGCTGCTGAACCTGGTCTTCATCCTCGTCCTCTCCAAGATCTACGTGGCCCTGGCCCGCGTCCTGACGCGATGGG AAATGCACCGCACCCAGACCAAGTTCGAGGACGCCTTCACCCTCAAGGTGTTCATCTTCCAGTTCGTCAACTTCTACTCGTCGCCCATCTACGTGGCCTTCTTCAAGGGCAG GTTCGTGGGCTACCCCGGCAACTACCACACCTTGTTTGGGGTCCGCAACGAGGAG TGCGCGGCCGGGGGCTGCCTCGTGGAGCTGGCGCAGGAGCTCCTGGTCATCATGGTGGGCAAGCAGGTCATCAACAACGTGCAGGAGGTCCTCGTCCC GCAGCTGCAGGCCTGGTGGCACACGGCCCGGCTGCGCCGCGGGAGGAGGAGGCCCGGGCCTGCCGCGGACCGGGCCCCCTGGGAGGCCGACTACGAGctgctgccctgtggggacctgTTCCAGGAGTACCTGGAAACGG tgCTGCAGTTCGGCTTCGTCACCATCTTCGTGGCCGCGTGCCCGCTGGCGCCGCTCTTCGCGCTGCTCAACAACTGGGTGGAGGTCCGCCTGGACGCGCGCAAGCTCGTGTGCCAGCAGCGGCGCCCGGTGGCCCAGCGCGCGCAGGACATCGGCATCTGGGCGCACATCCTGGCGGTCATCGCGCACCTGGCGGTGGTCAGCAAC GCCTTCCTGCTGGCCTTCACCTCCGACTTCCTGCCGCGCACCTACTACCGCTGGACCCACGCCCACGACCTGCGCGGCTTCCTCAACTTCACGCTCGCGCATGCCCCGCCCGCCTTTGCCGTGGCGCACAACCGCACgtgcag AGGGGAAGCGAGAATCTTCCCAGGACCGGGGTTCCCGGTTTCTTCGG CGTTCTCTTCCGTCTTTACGCGCCTTTGGAGCTGAGGTGCCCGGACAGTTCCAGCCTTCGCTCCTAA
- the ANO7 gene encoding anoctamin-7 isoform X3, which yields MTSEAPSRSRRARSGMLRRQVPEEDSTILIDVAPGAENGDSYGSTARTSERSGGQEAAGRVGSPSEPQIDFVLVWEEDLRLGRPPDSSPRDKAATHTAWRDTFLENLRAAGLHVDQRHVRNASSAVHYVLLSAPWAVLCYHAEDLRLKLPLQELPNQASHWSARLLARLGIPNVLQEDVPDVPPEYYTCEFKVSKLSRYLGSNNPDTFFSSTDRHQILFAILAKTPYGHEKKGVIGIDQLLADGVFSAAFPLHDGPFRPPPGFPQAAGLGRRQLLFQYWARWRKWSKYQPLEHVRGYFGEKVALYFAWLGFYTAWLLPAAAVGTLVFLVGCCMVSSDTPTQELCGSAEDLQMCPRCADCPFWPLSSACALAQAGRLFDHGGTVFFSAFVALWAALLLAHWRRSSAALAHRWGCSHYEDLEERPRPQFAASAPTTAPNPVTGGRGRHVPGVRHPVPRHPGRPRVQVEQRPRRQLGLAHRQLHRVAAEPGLHPRPLQDLRGPGPRPDAMGNAPHPDQVRGRLHPQGVHLPVRQLLLVAHLRGLLQGQVRGLPRQLPHLVWGPQRGVRGRGLPRGAGAGAPGHHGGQAGHQQRAGGPRPAAAGLVAHGPAAPREEEARACRGPGPLGGRLRAAALWGPVPGVPGNGAAVRLRHHLRGRVPAGAALRAAQQLGGGPPGRAQARVPAAAPGGPARAGHRHLGAHPGGHRAPGGGQQRLPAGLHLRLPAAHLLPLDPRPRPARLPQLHARACPARLCRGAQPHVQRGSENLPRTGVPGFFGYLLPLALRILRFFVANKVTRAPLLVDASSSPSFDSPFIPRLLSGGRAEAFSSVFTRLWS from the exons ATGACCTCGGAGGCCCCTTCCAGAAGCCGCCGTGCCAG GAGCGGGATGCTGCGGAGGCAGGTCCCGGAGGAGGACAGTACCATCCTGATCGACGTGGCCCCCGGGGCCGAGAATGGGGACTCGTACGGGAGCACAGCCCGCACCTCAGAG cGCAGTGGAGGCCAGGAGGCGGCCGGCCGGGTGGGGAGTCCTTCCGAGCCCCAGATCG ACTTCGTCCTCGTTTGGGAGGAAGACCTGAGGCTGGGCCGGCCGCCGGACAGCTCGCCCCGGGACAAGGCGGCCACGCACACGGCCTGGAGGGACACCTTCCTGGAGAACCTCCGCGCAGCCGGGCTACACGTGGACCAG CGCCACGTCCGCAACGCCTCGAGCGCCGTGCACTACGTCCTGCTCAGTGCGCCCTGGGCCGTGCTCTGCTACCACGCGGAGGACCTGCGCCTCAAGCTGCCCCTGCAG GAGCTGCCCAACCAGGCCTCCCACTGGTCAGCGAGGCTGCTGGCGAGGCTGGGCATCCCCAACGTCCTGCAGGAGGACGTGCCCGACGTGCCGCCCGAGTACTACACCTGCGAGTTCAAGGTCAGCAAGCTGTCCAG GTACCTCGGGAGCAACAACCCAGACACCTTCTTCAGCAGCACCGACAGGCACCAGATC CTGTTCGCCATCCTGGCCAAGACCCCGTATGGCCACGAGAAGAAAGGCGTGATCGGGATCGACCAGCTGCTGGCGGACGGGGTCTTCAGCGCCGCCTTCCCCCTGCACGAC GGCCCGTTCAGGCCGCCCCCGGGGTTCCCGCAGGCCGCGGGCCTCGGGCGCAGGCAGCTCCTGTTCCAGTACTGGGCTCGCTGGCGCAAGTGGAGCAAGTACCAGCCCCTGGAGCACGTGCGCGGGTACTTCGGGGAGAAGGTGGCCCTGTACTTCGCCTGGCTCG GCTTCTACACGGCCTGGCTCCTGCCGGCGGCCGCCGTGGGCACGCTGGTGTTCCTGGTGGGCTGCTGCATGGTGTCCTCGGACACACCCAC GCAGGAGCTGTGCGGGAGCGCGGAGGACCTGCAGATGTGCCCGCGGTGCGCCGACTGCCCCTTCTGGCCGCTGTCCAGCGCCTGCGCCCTGGCCCAG GCCGGCCGCCTCTTCGACCACGGCGGCACCGTGTTCTTCAGCGCGTTCGTGGCGCTCTGGGCCGCGCTGCTGCTGGCGCACTGGAGGCGCTCAAGCGCCGCGCTGGCGCACCGCTGGGGCTGCTCCCACTACGAGGACCTCGAG GAGAGGCCTCGGCCTCAGTTCGCCGCCTCGGCGCCCACGACGGCCCCGAACCCGGTCACGG GTGGCCGTGGTCGTCATGTGCCTGGTGTCCGTCATCCTGTGCCGCGGCATCCTGGCCGCCCTCGTGTCCAGGTCGAGCAGCGCCCCCGTCGCCAGCTGG GCCTCGCGCATCGCCAGCTTCACCGGGTCGCTGCTGAACCTGGTCTTCATCCTCGTCCTCTCCAAGATCTACGTGGCCCTGGCCCGCGTCCTGACGCGATGGG AAATGCACCGCACCCAGACCAAGTTCGAGGACGCCTTCACCCTCAAGGTGTTCATCTTCCAGTTCGTCAACTTCTACTCGTCGCCCATCTACGTGGCCTTCTTCAAGGGCAG GTTCGTGGGCTACCCCGGCAACTACCACACCTTGTTTGGGGTCCGCAACGAGGAG TGCGCGGCCGGGGGCTGCCTCGTGGAGCTGGCGCAGGAGCTCCTGGTCATCATGGTGGGCAAGCAGGTCATCAACAACGTGCAGGAGGTCCTCGTCCC GCAGCTGCAGGCCTGGTGGCACACGGCCCGGCTGCGCCGCGGGAGGAGGAGGCCCGGGCCTGCCGCGGACCGGGCCCCCTGGGAGGCCGACTACGAGctgctgccctgtggggacctgTTCCAGGAGTACCTGGAAACGG tgCTGCAGTTCGGCTTCGTCACCATCTTCGTGGCCGCGTGCCCGCTGGCGCCGCTCTTCGCGCTGCTCAACAACTGGGTGGAGGTCCGCCTGGACGCGCGCAAGCTCGTGTGCCAGCAGCGGCGCCCGGTGGCCCAGCGCGCGCAGGACATCGGCATCTGGGCGCACATCCTGGCGGTCATCGCGCACCTGGCGGTGGTCAGCAAC GCCTTCCTGCTGGCCTTCACCTCCGACTTCCTGCCGCGCACCTACTACCGCTGGACCCACGCCCACGACCTGCGCGGCTTCCTCAACTTCACGCTCGCGCATGCCCCGCCCGCCTTTGCCGTGGCGCACAACCGCACgtgcag AGGGGAAGCGAGAATCTTCCCAGGACCGGGGTTCCCGGTTTCTTCGGGTACTTGTTGCCTCTTGCTTTACGGATCCTGAGGTTCTTCGTTGCAAATAAGGTCACTCGTGCTCCCCTGCTAGTGGATGCTTCCTCTTCCCCCTCATTTGATTCTCCTTTTATTCCTCGCCTGCTTTCTGGTGGACGCGCGGAAGCGTTCTCTTCCGTCTTTACGCGCCTTTGGAGCTGA
- the ANO7 gene encoding anoctamin-7 isoform X4, whose translation MTSEAPSRSRRARSGMLRRQVPEEDSTILIDVAPGAENGDSYGSTARTSERSGGQEAAGRVGSPSEPQIDFVLVWEEDLRLGRPPDSSPRDKAATHTAWRDTFLENLRAAGLHVDQRHVRNASSAVHYVLLSAPWAVLCYHAEDLRLKLPLQELPNQASHWSARLLARLGIPNVLQEDVPDVPPEYYTCEFKVSKLSRYLGSNNPDTFFSSTDRHQILFAILAKTPYGHEKKGVIGIDQLLADGVFSAAFPLHDGPFRPPPGFPQAAGLGRRQLLFQYWARWRKWSKYQPLEHVRGYFGEKVALYFAWLGFYTAWLLPAAAVGTLVFLVGCCMVSSDTPTQELCGSAEDLQMCPRCADCPFWPLSSACALAQAGRLFDHGGTVFFSAFVALWAALLLAHWRRSSAALAHRWGCSHYEDLEERPRPQFAASAPTTAPNPVTGEDEPYFPRRLRVRRVLAGSVLVVMLVAVVVMCLVSVILCRGILAALVSRSSSAPVASWASRIASFTGSLLNLVFILVLSKIYVALARVLTRWEMHRTQTKFEDAFTLKVFIFQFVNFYSSPIYVAFFKGRFVGYPGNYHTLFGVRNEECAAGGCLVELAQELLVIMVGKQVINNVQEVLVPQLQAWWHTARLRRGRRRPGPAADRAPWEADYELLPCGDLFQEYLETVLQFGFVTIFVAACPLAPLFALLNNWVEVRLDARKLVCQQRRPVAQRAQDIGIWAHILAVIAHLAVVSNAFLLAFTSDFLPRTYYRWTHAHDLRGFLNFTLAHAPPAFAVAHNRTCRGEARIFPGPGFPVSSAFSSVFTRLWS comes from the exons ATGACCTCGGAGGCCCCTTCCAGAAGCCGCCGTGCCAG GAGCGGGATGCTGCGGAGGCAGGTCCCGGAGGAGGACAGTACCATCCTGATCGACGTGGCCCCCGGGGCCGAGAATGGGGACTCGTACGGGAGCACAGCCCGCACCTCAGAG cGCAGTGGAGGCCAGGAGGCGGCCGGCCGGGTGGGGAGTCCTTCCGAGCCCCAGATCG ACTTCGTCCTCGTTTGGGAGGAAGACCTGAGGCTGGGCCGGCCGCCGGACAGCTCGCCCCGGGACAAGGCGGCCACGCACACGGCCTGGAGGGACACCTTCCTGGAGAACCTCCGCGCAGCCGGGCTACACGTGGACCAG CGCCACGTCCGCAACGCCTCGAGCGCCGTGCACTACGTCCTGCTCAGTGCGCCCTGGGCCGTGCTCTGCTACCACGCGGAGGACCTGCGCCTCAAGCTGCCCCTGCAG GAGCTGCCCAACCAGGCCTCCCACTGGTCAGCGAGGCTGCTGGCGAGGCTGGGCATCCCCAACGTCCTGCAGGAGGACGTGCCCGACGTGCCGCCCGAGTACTACACCTGCGAGTTCAAGGTCAGCAAGCTGTCCAG GTACCTCGGGAGCAACAACCCAGACACCTTCTTCAGCAGCACCGACAGGCACCAGATC CTGTTCGCCATCCTGGCCAAGACCCCGTATGGCCACGAGAAGAAAGGCGTGATCGGGATCGACCAGCTGCTGGCGGACGGGGTCTTCAGCGCCGCCTTCCCCCTGCACGAC GGCCCGTTCAGGCCGCCCCCGGGGTTCCCGCAGGCCGCGGGCCTCGGGCGCAGGCAGCTCCTGTTCCAGTACTGGGCTCGCTGGCGCAAGTGGAGCAAGTACCAGCCCCTGGAGCACGTGCGCGGGTACTTCGGGGAGAAGGTGGCCCTGTACTTCGCCTGGCTCG GCTTCTACACGGCCTGGCTCCTGCCGGCGGCCGCCGTGGGCACGCTGGTGTTCCTGGTGGGCTGCTGCATGGTGTCCTCGGACACACCCAC GCAGGAGCTGTGCGGGAGCGCGGAGGACCTGCAGATGTGCCCGCGGTGCGCCGACTGCCCCTTCTGGCCGCTGTCCAGCGCCTGCGCCCTGGCCCAG GCCGGCCGCCTCTTCGACCACGGCGGCACCGTGTTCTTCAGCGCGTTCGTGGCGCTCTGGGCCGCGCTGCTGCTGGCGCACTGGAGGCGCTCAAGCGCCGCGCTGGCGCACCGCTGGGGCTGCTCCCACTACGAGGACCTCGAG GAGAGGCCTCGGCCTCAGTTCGCCGCCTCGGCGCCCACGACGGCCCCGAACCCGGTCACGGGTGAGGACGAGCCCTACTTCCCGCGGCGGCTCCGCGTGCGCCGGGTGCTGGCCGGCTCCGTGCTGGTGGTGATGCTG GTGGCCGTGGTCGTCATGTGCCTGGTGTCCGTCATCCTGTGCCGCGGCATCCTGGCCGCCCTCGTGTCCAGGTCGAGCAGCGCCCCCGTCGCCAGCTGG GCCTCGCGCATCGCCAGCTTCACCGGGTCGCTGCTGAACCTGGTCTTCATCCTCGTCCTCTCCAAGATCTACGTGGCCCTGGCCCGCGTCCTGACGCGATGGG AAATGCACCGCACCCAGACCAAGTTCGAGGACGCCTTCACCCTCAAGGTGTTCATCTTCCAGTTCGTCAACTTCTACTCGTCGCCCATCTACGTGGCCTTCTTCAAGGGCAG GTTCGTGGGCTACCCCGGCAACTACCACACCTTGTTTGGGGTCCGCAACGAGGAG TGCGCGGCCGGGGGCTGCCTCGTGGAGCTGGCGCAGGAGCTCCTGGTCATCATGGTGGGCAAGCAGGTCATCAACAACGTGCAGGAGGTCCTCGTCCC GCAGCTGCAGGCCTGGTGGCACACGGCCCGGCTGCGCCGCGGGAGGAGGAGGCCCGGGCCTGCCGCGGACCGGGCCCCCTGGGAGGCCGACTACGAGctgctgccctgtggggacctgTTCCAGGAGTACCTGGAAACGG tgCTGCAGTTCGGCTTCGTCACCATCTTCGTGGCCGCGTGCCCGCTGGCGCCGCTCTTCGCGCTGCTCAACAACTGGGTGGAGGTCCGCCTGGACGCGCGCAAGCTCGTGTGCCAGCAGCGGCGCCCGGTGGCCCAGCGCGCGCAGGACATCGGCATCTGGGCGCACATCCTGGCGGTCATCGCGCACCTGGCGGTGGTCAGCAAC GCCTTCCTGCTGGCCTTCACCTCCGACTTCCTGCCGCGCACCTACTACCGCTGGACCCACGCCCACGACCTGCGCGGCTTCCTCAACTTCACGCTCGCGCATGCCCCGCCCGCCTTTGCCGTGGCGCACAACCGCACgtgcag AGGGGAAGCGAGAATCTTCCCAGGACCGGGGTTCCCGGTTTCTTCGG CGTTCTCTTCCGTCTTTACGCGCCTTTGGAGCTGA